The following is a genomic window from Carassius gibelio isolate Cgi1373 ecotype wild population from Czech Republic chromosome B7, carGib1.2-hapl.c, whole genome shotgun sequence.
AGTGCAAGAGAACTGGGGCAGCGGGAAAATAAGAGAAACTGGGGAGGCCAGCCCCCCCGCGCAGCCCAACAGAAAAGACAATCTGACTGTTGTGGAGCCTGGAAAAATTAAACGGGGCAAGGGTGGCACACTGGTAAACTTTGTTTTAGTCAGACACTAGTTTATGTTCTTCAGTAGAAAGCTAGAGTGTAATTAGGAAAAAATGTTTCAACAGGCGAGTAGGATTGCTTTACTGCACTCTCTTGCTAATATAGAGCAATGGGCAATAGACCTGTCCTGGGATGTGATCGCAAGATTCTCCACATTCAGATTGAGCAATGGTGAGCCATTGCCTCGCCAGTTCTTTGATGACTTTGTCAAGGTAGCAGGAGATGAAGCCAAGGTCTGTCTACATGTTtacaccttttatttatttaggctaaAAGCTAACTTAGTAACTTTGAATCATTTGACATCTGCAGCATTATCAGTTACTAGAGCAAAGGATTATGGAGCTCGGCAGCTTCTTTGGTGCTTTACCAGTGCACAACGGTCAgtgttttcatgtgtttgtctcttTGTGTCAACATGGGTGATGTTAGAGATTCATtattagtctttttttctttggaaaaagGTTTGTGGCAATCGGCAACAGATACGTCTCATGACCTTTTGGCGAGGCTAGCTATAGTGCACATGGTCCACGAGGCCAGGTAAAACACATATCGTGTCTGTCAGATTCTGTTATTTTCATGTATGTATCTGAAAATATCTATTTAATTGTATCTGCGCATGGTTTTTCACAGAGGTTTAGATGTGCACCCCCAGACTCTGTCCCGCTTCGCTGCTCAGGGAGACACGAGCTCAGTGAAGGTGCTGGAGGTCATTTATGCAGATGAGATCACACATGTGGCTGCAGGGCTGAGATGGTTCACATACATCTGCTCAAAAGAAGGATGGGTAAGAGATCTAacgacataataaaaaaaatatatatgtaacagtaccattaatgtaaatatatgacTGTGAATGTGAAGTATTTCATCATaaaatcttgttttattttttaaagcatgtcTTTGATAATAGGCTTGAAATGCTTAGATAGTAGTCTGTTTCCAAGCAAGAAAGTCTTAAGTCTAGTTCCTAGCTTGAAAGCTGTTTTTCCCTCCCTCAATACACTTTAGGATTCCTTAAAAATGTTCCATGAATTGGTGAAGTTGCATTTCAAAGGGTTTTTGAAGCCTCCATTCAACACAGAGGGAAGGAGGACAGCAGGGATGACAGAAGAGGTATACATACCATTGTTGAATTTCAgcagaattattatttaatatatatatatatatatatatatatatatatatatatatatatatatatatatatatatatatatatatatatatatatatatatattattattattactattattattatttttttattatacttttgttttgttttttgactgcGTAACTTAAACCAAATGATAATCATGTTCAACCTCTTTACCCACAGTGGTATGTTCCTCTTGTCAAGCCCTCCAGCAGCTTACAGAAGACCTCCTGATTGGATTTATTAAACCTGTTTTGCATTCTGTAAAAAGGACTTTTAATGTAGAGTGTGCTTGTATGCTCATCAGATGAACCCTGAGGGTAAAGAAACCAAAAGAATGGATCTGTGAGTCCAGGAATATGGACCCCACCATCCCATAGTAACCACTATTTAGGCAAATAAACATTAtcaaagtgcccctattatgggtaatggaAGATTCATATTTTGGTTCCTAATaacatgcaaggtcaaaaaacactttcattataattataatatgcatttatcttTACCTTACTTGTTCAACGACTCCCCAGTGATTTGCTCAatgattcatttttccaaacccctcctttccgCGATGCTAATCTGCCGTGATTGATCTTATTTTAATCTCCTCTTGCATGTAATGCCTGAtgaagcagtgtttgtgagtgcAGTGCTGCTTTCTGTACAGAGTTACCAGGGAAACCGCTATTTTTACCGCTCCAAAAgcagcacctagtggcaaagaatgaattagcatttacATTGACCAGCACGAAAGGACCAACAAGTTGGCTGGCAATATTTCATGCtgatgtcaacatgaaatggcTTGGGATTCATTTTAAAACCGAttcgtttcaatgattcagagccAACTCTTtattttgagagacaataactttatacatggTTTAAACTTAACAGGATGTTTTAATTTACACACTGCATGgaaggtaattttcaaaaatccataatgggGCACATCAAATATCGTTTCAGCAGTTCAGTGTTGTTGCTGACAGGGGGCGCTCGGGGGTTGTTTTGCTTTCAGCTGAGGTGTTCTGTGTAAGGGGTGCGGTTTACACTGCTGCTGACAAGCTGGATTTTCACTAATAGTTTTTCGAGAAGGTTTTCATATTTGGTTTACGGgtattgtatttatattgttttaaactTAATCCAAGTGCAGAAAAGCATGCACATCCAAAAATAACCGATATGGCACATTAATATTCAGGAATTTTTAAtagaataaaaaagtaataataacagaAAACCATGAAATTGGATTAAGTTTAAAACAAAATTGGCATACTGTTGATCCCAAAGGATGTCTGATGAAGGTGTGCGACCTGAAAGTTCATGTGTTTGGTGAGAAtaccattaaaattaatttggcaACAACAGTATGCTGACTTGGTTTTACATATATCCAAGTAATTAATCATCCATTTGATACAGAACTATTAATTTTCACTCCACCTGGCCCTAGATACGTAAGTGTAAATATGTTCTTAGCATAGAGTTGAACATTTTGTTCAATCCTTGCAAACACTCATTAGCATAGAGTTGAAAATGTGTGTCAATTATTGTAAAAAggtcatttgaaatatttttttatgcattgggTCTGTTCTGTTCGCTAAGATTTCCCCACAGCTCTTAGGCTCTGATTCTTGTTATTTTTAAggttatatttaaagaattgcaATGAGTCATTGCATGGCCCAGAAATTACCCTGAAATATGAAACAGCCTTTTGAACAAATGGTTTACAGCAAACTCACTTTTTCTATTCACAATTAATGTTTATTCGTCATGGTTCTATAAAGATTTTTCATTTTCCTCAGATGGAATGTAATGCTGAGATAAAGACTGTACAAACATGAGCATAgaatctgtctctgtgtgtgtgtgtgtgtgtgtgtgtgtgttacccagaCGTGACAGAGTTTTCCGTGCTGTGTGAGCCTGTGTCATTGGTTTTCACTTctgctttttgtatttttgtgatttttttttccatcatgcgTGGTGGTGAAGTTTGCAACTGTCTTTAACTCGAGAATAGCTTTTTGTCTAATTTATAAAAACTACCCATTTTGGTCAATGTATCTGCTCTTTAAATGTGTCCTTTCTCCATATGTACACACTACACAGACGTGAAAAAGTTGGTCCTGCATCACAAAAGCTACTGAAATTTAAAGGACTTAAAGTTACTTAATTAATGCAAaggtgaataataaaaaaaggaaggaaaaataTCATCGTCGACTTTCAAACCATAGGGTCATAACTATGGTAAGTGTTCTGGTCCATTTGCCCTTTTCATAGAGGAAAAAGGTTCTCTCTTGTTTTCTCCAAGTTTTTTCTCCCTCTGTCTTGCTTTTTTAATTGATAGGCCAATGTTTACATGTAAATCTTCCTTTCTGTATGGCTCTTCCCAAGTACCTCTCCACTGAACTGGTAGGTGAGTTTTTTCTTGATCTTCCTGACTTCTCCCGTCTTGCCATAGTTTCTCAGCGCCCTTGCCATCTTCTGGTAGGTCATCTTCTTGCGGTTACCCTTCTGTACGCCCCAGCGGTGTGCTAAAGCCTCTTTGTGCTTGGAAGAGAACTGGAATGTTCCTTTTTCTCGGTCAACCCACCAGATGCTGTCCTTCATGTCACCATTTCGCAGAAGGTCCAGCAGGAACTGATACAAGCGAATTTTCTTCTTGTTACCTTGAAGAACAAAGGAAATGAGCACCTACATCTAGATTCTAGAAGATCCACATGTCCTTATGAGGTGAGATTGGTCTTGGCTTTTGTCCTTACCGTGCTCTCCTCCTGTTGTTGATGTGATGTGGTCTCTCATACACTCCTCATCAGACACCTCTAATGGAGGACTGCGACTGCCGGGGTCATCGTCATCCGAGCTGCGCTGGAGAGGAGACGGCTGTACACTGTGAGGGTAACACACGGATGGCCGTGGCAAATATGTCATCTGTGAAGACATAAAGTACATAATTATCAGAACACATAGGGGAAAAAATGTTCCAATTagaatcaattaattaaattaaattctataaCTATTTTTCATACTGGTACCCAGTAATCGAAATGCTCATCTGAAGATTCTAAAAATCTTGAAATGTACATCCTGGCCAAAAATGACCAGTACATTGTTAACAGACTTTTCTCCAGAACAATATAGCAAACACAATCTCTATATAGCAAGAACCATTTAAAAAGCCTTATTTTAACGAGGGGAATTCCCTATACACGAGGAAAGCATGTCTGTGCGATCAGGTGGTTCGAAATGTGTCATCTGGAGATTTCAGCCTTGTTCAACATTAAGAAAGAGGAacattacgtttttatatattgcCGATAAAACAGTGCAGTGAAACTTAAAGCTACAgaatattttgtgtttgtttgttaacagcagttgTTAGTCGGTTAAACCGCTTCACTGTAAAAAAGCCCTTACAGAAACCCAAAGTGTCAAGGATCATAGCCGTCTCATGCGATTGCACACACAGTGCTGGGGTGGCAATTTCTTGCGACATGACAGTTGAAAAGTCTGAAGAGAGCGTCCTCACAAACACATGATCGTCATACTATTTTGGAAATGTTGGTAACACCTTAGTTAATTCTCAATATtaattgtttattagcatgcctattgttAACTaattacccaatacctaaacttaacaaccaccttactaactattaataaacagtaaattaggagtttactaAGACAAAAGTCATACACCCTTAATTTGTGCTGGGCCTAGAAGTCAGATGGTAGCGTTGTGCATTTAAACCCTTACAGACGTGCCTGTTTTTAGAATGTATATAATACTTGCATCTGTAGTTAACACTTTTCAGTGTGATACAGTGATACGCATCTACTCAAGAAAGCAGCATTGCTCTTCTCAAGATAGTTATATTTGTACATACAAGGCTTAAATGCAAAAAAGCTGTCGTTGCTTAGGGTTTGAGGTGTAAATAACTTATCTACAGAACAACTGCTGCTGAATTCACAGAACAGCCCCTTTAGAAATTACCATAGTAACTGCAGTTTCCGGGAAAAAATAACACTTATTTTTATGGTTTGGCATTAAAAATGTGGTTGCTTGGCATTAGGCtcacatcaaaataataattaaaaaaaaatggtttacacTGTTTGAATGAGATTGCACAGTACtttataactttaataacttAAATTGTGGCAGAACTATGATTAATATGGTAAATTACTGCAGTCAAGGTTTACACTATTTATGGCCAAGAAAATATGTACCAATTACCAATTTGGGTAAGGTAATGTTAAACTAACGTTGAAAGGATGATTCTTTCTTTATGTTGTGTTTATGGTTTTTGTGTTATTAAAACCTTCATTTTGTTacaaagatatatattttattttaactttttattcattaaagagttctaagaagaaaaaaaattctaaagcaaagttttcaacattgataataaaaaaaaatgtttctgaagcactaaatcagcatataagaatgatttctaaaaggatcatgtgacattgatgactgaagtaatggctgctgcaaattcagctttgccatcatagaaaaaaatatataataaaataaaaaaaatagttatttaaaattttataatttttaataatacttcacagaattaatgttttactctagttttgattaaataaatgcagccttggtgagcatgagagacttctttcgaaacatccaaattattattttgaaagttattataaaattaGCTAAAAtccaggactttttttttttctaagtttcATGCAGCTTCCAATGTCTCTGAGTTTGTATGATGGGCAGTACATCATTCTGACAAGGACAGATCTCTGTTTCATCCTACAAGGACATCTGcaaaagaaaagcttttttttttgcgatAGACTTTATGGTTAGAGTTTGCCTTTAAGAAGAAGTCCAACCAAAGGAAGGGAAATCAATCACTGCGTTATGCAAAAGAGATCTTAAATTATCTCTTTCAAGAGGTTCTCTTTGATTTTCCACCCACAGAGCAGTCAATATACACATATATCCTTTTTTTTTGGTTCAAATATCAGCAAAAACTACACCAAAAGGTCAAGCAAGCAgaccatgttttttattttttttattttttttcatcaaagccAGTGTAGAAGGTTTCCATAATGTAGCTATTTTCTAATTAACTGcttaaaacaaactaataaaggTTTAATATCCCTTATGGTTTCAACATAAATGCTAATATCATGCattttgtctgtttgtgagtGTGCAAAGCCCCGTTCTAACTGTCTTCAAGCTGTAACATTTGTGCGCTTGTATGCTAGTGTCACAATAAAgagtggttttgtttgtgtaagtGGGGCTTTTCTGCATAATGGCAGTTGATAAATGTGTGCAGACTGCAGTTATGGTGACAGTGTTGAGTTTTGGTCAGGATAAGGCTTAGTTGAGCAATAGCTTGGGCACAGATGCTTTCAACAACCTCCTAACCAGCATCAACACCCACTTGTGTCACGTAGCACCagataaaagttattaaacccaGTTTTATAGAAATACAAGCAAGATTTCTCTGTTCTTAAATGTCTCCTGCACTGTATTCAACAAAATGGTTACTCTTATCCGTTATATTGTGACCGAAGCTCTCACAAAATTTGTGTAAGGACATCAAAACATGGAAGAAAGTGTTGGCAATTAGGCATGAGAGTGATGTGATATTTATTAGCAGGTGTTTAATAGATAATGAGGGTCTCACCTGTGGAGGGGGCAGAGTCAGGTGATGCCCAGTCATGCCTGGATCGATAAAATGGCCCGACTCAACGTCTGGGAAGCGATGCACATTCGATGCATGTAGTGGCTGTACGCTCTGTAGCTCTGTGAAGTGGCTCTCTGGCAGGTTCTCGAAATCCACTGGATGGACATGATGTGTATTATAATCCCAAGCGTGATCTAGACAAGGACAGTGAAGTTGAAATGGAGGGTCAGCAGAAAGCATCTTTTAACACGCAAAAGTAATATGACAATGCGTCACATGCTCTTTGTGTAAACTAATACCAGCAACTGATAAATCAACCATGTCACGTTATTCTGTCTGTCAATTCAATCGCATGCAAGAAATTACATTTACTTTCTCACTGTAAGCCCTGGGACTTCGAGTGTCGCCCTGTTTCCTGTTCACACCACCATTTCCTTTAGTTTTTGAATAGCctcaagcatgtttttttttttttattgccatttgTATTTAAcggttagatttttttatttatctgttttaagTCTCATCatatagaaacagaaaataatccaCAGAAGGTTTTTGTGCATCTGTCACTTGACTGTGTTTTCATTTTCAATCATTTTCCCCACATCACCACTGCAAGCAATCTTATTTCACGaaatttatattcataaatgttgTAGTCAAGCTGTATTTgacatttattgcattttctgAAGAAATATTTGTACATTCCTCTAATTAACAGAAAATAGCTGATACATAAATGGTTTGACAAGTCATgcgaaaaagaaaaggaaattttACACGGCACTTCTTTACTGCTATATAATGAAACTCAGAGCTGTTTTCGGTTTCCCTGTCATTTAACTTCTTCCAAAATCGGCATATAGTTGTCTGACGAAATGACAGACTAAATAACACTAAGGTCTAACCAAAGGTCACGATAAACTGTATCAAAAACGATTCTCACAGTCCTATACAATACCGAAACGCAATACCCACCCTCATCCTGAAAGTCAGAAACTGTTGCTACTGTTTATCACGCTATTTTAGACGCCTACATAGCTTAATTGCTATATTGTCTCATTTTGGACAGAAGCCCTTGGGGATATTTGTCGTTCTACGTCTGTAGTTTTCTTGTCTGTCAGAAAGAGGCATCTGTTTCCTGCTTTGTGCTAGGTCACTCGCCCGGTTCCACTCGCTCGCTCTCCTAACGTCCCCTCACAGTTCAGTCCCAGCTGCCCCTGGGTGTGATTTTGATCCGTTAGCTTAATATAACAAGATACTGTTTACATGGGCCTCTTAAGGTGTTATAACACTCAAGTGTGTAAGTGATGTCTATGAAACTGATTTTATATAAGAAGACATCTTTAAAAATGCAGGGCATTTAGTCAAAGCACTTTGCTTAACTGGTGTTAAAGGGGAAAaatctaaatggaaaaaaaaaattgtgttttaaattttctgtttaaatacaGGTGTTAATCCAGTTACATTAATTGTTGGTTTATTAAATTTACTGACCAATTTTTAGATGATAAAATCCGATTTATGGGTTTTTCATTTTGACCATTGTttgatgattatgattatgattatttgattgattatttctgaatgacttttattttggtatCACATAcctgattataataataacattggGAAGTGAATGGGCAAGAGTGAAGGCTCAGAGACAACAGCTATCAACaccattattattactatttattattattattattattttaataaaaacggGCATTTTCTTAGTCTTACTGTGGATAATAACTTAGTTTCATTACTTTATATCAATTAACAGAATCCTTTT
Proteins encoded in this region:
- the si:ch73-314g15.3 gene encoding uncharacterized protein HI_0077, with the protein product MDHFEKDLVDALKDIVEAGNWQCVGDKSKFTSPCTKFYSDDGEHIVLVHTKDDQFWAMDSSCPHEGGPLEQGDIEDLGNGKLALICPWHYFDFSLETGSSSTGLQNQVYDVRVLDGKVYINTQSTLSICPIPVTKITHQDSLPVEITSSENTLCMWATKILHTADPQEKVSLTKIVQENWGSGKIRETGEASPPAQPNRKDNLTVVEPGKIKRGKGGTLASRIALLHSLANIEQWAIDLSWDVIARFSTFRLSNGEPLPRQFFDDFVKVAGDEAKHYQLLEQRIMELGSFFGALPVHNGLWQSATDTSHDLLARLAIVHMVHEARGLDVHPQTLSRFAAQGDTSSVKVLEVIYADEITHVAAGLRWFTYICSKEGWDSLKMFHELVKLHFKGFLKPPFNTEGRRTAGMTEEWYVPLVKPSSSLQKTS
- the spi1b gene encoding transcription factor PU.1b isoform X1, yielding MLHPYRMEGYIIPPKEESRERVTWTGWMSQTPSVQKDYWAVLTKDQQTEEMFEAEMYRPPMEYQYIIDDSQNDHAWDYNTHHVHPVDFENLPESHFTELQSVQPLHASNVHRFPDVESGHFIDPGMTGHHLTLPPPQMTYLPRPSVCYPHSVQPSPLQRSSDDDDPGSRSPPLEVSDEECMRDHITSTTGGEHGNKKKIRLYQFLLDLLRNGDMKDSIWWVDREKGTFQFSSKHKEALAHRWGVQKGNRKKMTYQKMARALRNYGKTGEVRKIKKKLTYQFSGEVLGKSHTERKIYM
- the spi1b gene encoding transcription factor PU.1b isoform X2 → MLHPYRMEGYIIPPKEESRERVTWTGWMSQTPSVQKDYWAVLTKDQTEEMFEAEMYRPPMEYQYIIDDSQNDHAWDYNTHHVHPVDFENLPESHFTELQSVQPLHASNVHRFPDVESGHFIDPGMTGHHLTLPPPQMTYLPRPSVCYPHSVQPSPLQRSSDDDDPGSRSPPLEVSDEECMRDHITSTTGGEHGNKKKIRLYQFLLDLLRNGDMKDSIWWVDREKGTFQFSSKHKEALAHRWGVQKGNRKKMTYQKMARALRNYGKTGEVRKIKKKLTYQFSGEVLGKSHTERKIYM
- the spi1b gene encoding transcription factor PU.1b isoform X4, which encodes MLHPYRMEGYIIPPQTEEMFEAEMYRPPMEYQYIIDDSQNDHAWDYNTHHVHPVDFENLPESHFTELQSVQPLHASNVHRFPDVESGHFIDPGMTGHHLTLPPPQMTYLPRPSVCYPHSVQPSPLQRSSDDDDPGSRSPPLEVSDEECMRDHITSTTGGEHGNKKKIRLYQFLLDLLRNGDMKDSIWWVDREKGTFQFSSKHKEALAHRWGVQKGNRKKMTYQKMARALRNYGKTGEVRKIKKKLTYQFSGEVLGKSHTERKIYM
- the spi1b gene encoding transcription factor PU.1b isoform X3, whose protein sequence is MLHPYRMEGYIIPPQQTEEMFEAEMYRPPMEYQYIIDDSQNDHAWDYNTHHVHPVDFENLPESHFTELQSVQPLHASNVHRFPDVESGHFIDPGMTGHHLTLPPPQMTYLPRPSVCYPHSVQPSPLQRSSDDDDPGSRSPPLEVSDEECMRDHITSTTGGEHGNKKKIRLYQFLLDLLRNGDMKDSIWWVDREKGTFQFSSKHKEALAHRWGVQKGNRKKMTYQKMARALRNYGKTGEVRKIKKKLTYQFSGEVLGKSHTERKIYM